A stretch of DNA from Gemmatimonadota bacterium:
CGGTTGAGGACCAATACCGGTTCGGTCGCGCCGATGCCGAGTTCGCGGGCCACGTCCTTCGACGGCAAGTCCGCCTCGATGACGTGCTCCGCCTGCTCGAGCGGGGCGACCCGCGTCAAGTACGCGTGGGGCGTGGCGACCCGGAAGTCTTGTTCGAGGTAGGCTGGCGCGGAGGCCGGGTTGACGTACCGATCCTCGAGTTGGAGCGGACGCCCATCGGCGCGATGGAGGAGGCGGGAGTGAAGGAGCGGCGCTCCGTTCGGGAGGCCGAACGCGGTGGCCAGGGCCGAGTCGGCGGTGGCCGGGCCGAGGGCCAGGACGTCGGTCGAGTGACGCTGGCCTCGTTGCTCAATTTCGTCCCGAATGCTTCGCACCTCGACCATCGTCGATTCGGCCTTCGGTCCGGCGACGAAGGAACCGATTCCCTGCACCCGGGTGATGGCCCCGGCATCGGCGAGTTCCCGGAGGGCCCGGTTGGCCGTCATCCGGGAAATCCCGAACTCCCGCGTCAAGTCGCCTTCGCTGGGCACCCGGTCGCCAGGGGTCCAGACGCCCGCGGCGATTTGGCGGAGGACGTGGCGCTTGAGCCGAAGGTATTGGGGCTCGCCGGGGCGCGGGGGAACGGCGCGAACGGACATGGACTCGACGATAGCGGCCTTGTATATACATGTCAAGACAAGAGGATTCTCCTGAGCGGCGGTTTGACTCCCCGGGCCGACCGGTCGAGATTATCCGGCTATCGCGTCCGTAGCTCAATTGGATAGAGCATCAGACTTCGGATCTGAGGGTTGGGGGTTCGAGTCCCTCCGGGCGCATGGTGGGTTTCGGCACTCGGCGCTTGGCTTCTTCCTTAGGATACTTTGGCTTCCCGCCGCTATTACGACGACTCCTATTGCATTGAATTCTCGGCGAAGGTGATCGAGGTGACCGACGTTGGTGGTCGGCCTGCGATCGTGCTTGACGAGACCTTCTTCTATCCGTCGTCGGGGGGGCAGCCGCACGACACGGGTTGGCTGGGGGACCGGCGGGTGGTTGAGGTGGTGGTTCGGGAGGTCGACGGGGCGGTTCTTCACATCCTCGATGAAGCGGGTGGGTTGGGAGCCGTGGGCGGGCGGATCGACTGGGAGCGTCGGTTCGACCACATGCAGCAGCATTCAGGGCAGCACATCCTATCCCAGGCATTTCTTCAGGTCGCGGCGGCGCCGACGGTGTCCTTCCACCTTGGCGTCGACTACGTCTCCATCGACATCGAGAGGTTCGGGGTGGACGAGGGAAAGCTGGCGCAGGCGGTTGGACTCGCCAACGACGTGATTGAGCGGGATCTCGCGATCCGGGCGTGGTTCCCGGCCGAGGATGAGTTGGCCGCCCTCTCGCTCCGGAAGACGCCCGATGTCGATGGGGCTCTCCGGGTCGTGGCGATCGGTGACTTCGATCGGTCGGCGTGCGGCGGAACCCACGTGGCGCGCACCGCCCAGATCGGGCTGATCCACTGCATCAAGAGTGAGCGATACAAGGGCGGCCTGCGGGTCGCTTTCCATTGCGGTGGCCGGGCCCGCCGGGACTACGGCGCCAAGCAGCGAATCACCTCGGACCTCGCGGCGGCGCTGACCTGTTCGATACCCGAATTGCCGGACGCGGTCCGGAGGTTACAGGGCGACCTCCAGGAGGCCCGCCGAGCCCTCGCGAAGTACCACGAGGGCGAACTCGACCGAGAGGCCGCCGCCCTGCTCGCCGAGGCCACGAACCACGAGGGCGGACGGGTCGTCCGCCACGCATTCGATCGTCGCGCGGTCGAAGACCTGAAGGGGCTTGGTCTCCGCCTAACGGCCAACCCCGGCATTCTTGCCTTGCTCGGTACCGGTGGCGACCGGGCTCAGTTCGTCCTGGCTCGCTCCGAGGAGTTGGCCATGGATCTCCGGCCGGCATTGCAGGCCGCACTCGAGGTCGTTGGAGGCGGCAAAGGCGGCGGGACCAGGATCGTCCAAGGGGGCGGCGGAGTGGACGTGCCCGCCCTGACCGTGGCCAGAGCGCTCGAGGCGGCCGCGGCCGCCCTCGGACTCCCCCGATGACTGGCCGGGCCAGGATCATCCGCTTTATCCCGGTCCTAGTCGCTCTGGCCTTGTTGCTCACCGCGCACGGGCTCGACGGATGGGCCGGGAGTGCGCTCCGACTGCCGTCGGCCAACGATCGGGATTGGGGCCGATTGCTCCGGATTCTGGGCTATGCCCCGACCTGGCTGGTGATCGCGGCGCTGTTCTGGTTGCAATCGCGGGCGGGGACCGATCGGCCGGAGATCGCCGCCGACTTGGCCCAAACCGGTCGGGCCATCCTGGTGGCCGTCGCCGTCGGCGGGATCCTGGCCGAGGTTGCCAAGCTTCTGATTCGGCGGGAACGGCCGGATGGTGACTTTGCCTCGTATCATTTCGGGGAATTCGCCTCGGCGCCCCTGAGCACCAAGAACCTGGGGATGCCGAGTAGCCACGTCATGGTGGCGTTCGCGGGGGCCGCGACCTTGGGCCGGCGGTACCCGCGGACCGCACCGGTGCTCCTCGCGCTTGCCGCGGGGTGCGGACTCACCAGGGTCTTTGCCCAGGCGCACTTTCTCAGTGACGTCGTCGCGGGCGCGCTGGGCGGCTCAGGGGTCGGCTGGTGGGCGGGGCGGCGGGGATGAAATTCCGAGTGGCGTGGTTCGCCGCGGCGGTGTTGATCGGATGCTCGAGCCGCGGCATCCCGGAATTGGCCGGTGATTTGGGTGGCTCGTTGCTCCCAGCCGCGGTGCCCCGACCGAGTTTCGGTCTGACCACGGTGGCGGGCGAGCCCTACGAGTTTCGGGCCCGAACGGCGGGCCGCCTTACCCTGCTCTTCTTCGGATACACCTACTGCCCTGACGTCTGCCCGGCGACGATGGCCAATCTCGGCGCGGTGCTCCGGGGTTTGTCGTCGAGCGAGCGGGCACTGATCGACGCGATCTTCGTCACCACCGACCCGGAGCGGGACTCGTCGGCCGTCCTCGGGCCGTGGCTTGCGAACTTCGAGCCTCACCTCATCGGATTGGTGGGGTCAACCGAGGCATTGCGGGCGGCCCAAATCGCCGCGGGCATCGGGGTGGCGGTTCGCGAAGACACCCCGAGTGGGGGTTATGCCGTCTCGCATGCCGCCCAGGTTCTGGTCTATTCACCGGACGACTCAGGTCACATCAGCTATCCATTCGGGACCCGCCAAGCTCAATGGGCGGTCGACTTGCCCAAGCTACTGGAACGATGGAAAGGCCCGGCCCGATGACGTGGTGGTGTTCGGCGACCGGGGTGCCCTGGGCATGGGCTTGGAAGCCGTATCCCGGCGTCTGGCTCTTCCTCGCCCTGCTCGGCCTCGGGTTCTACCGGTTTGGCCGCTCCGGCGGAGCGTCAACTCGTCATTTCGGCCTCGGCCTGTTTCTGCTGTGGATCGCCCTCGACTATCCCCTCGGCGCGCTCGGCGGCTACCTCGCCGCCGCCCACACCGGACAGTTCATGCTGATCGCGCTGGCCGCTCCGCCCCTGTTGTTGCTGGGACTCCGGCCCCGGCTTGCCCAATGGGGTTCGGCCCTCCCTGTCGGCCCAGCGCACTGGCTTCGTTTCCTCGCTCATCCGGCCCCGGCGTTTCTCGGATACAACCTCATCATGCTGGTCACCCACGTCCCGCTGGTGGTGGATGGGTTGATGACCTCGCAATTGGGTTCGTTCGCGATTGATCTCCTGTGGCTGCTCTGTGGGTGCCTGCTCTATTGGCCGGTCATAGCGCCCGCGCCGTTCTCTCGGATGGGACCTCCGGTCCAGATGGGCTATCTGTTCGTTCAGACGATTCCGGCAACGCTCCCCGCCGCATTTTTGGTCTTTTCGAGCTACCCGCTCTACTCGCTCTACGAGTTGGCGCCCCGGGTTACCGCCGCGTTGGCACCTCGGTACGACCATCAGGTCGCCGGGCTGATGATGAAAGTGATCGGCGATCCGGTCGTGTGGGTGACCATCGCGGTGGTGTTTTTCCATTGGGCCAATCGCGAACGCCGCGAGGATCGCCCGGGTGGGTGAGGCGGCGCGAGGGACGTCGGCCTGATACCTTTCAGGTCGGCGTACCGACTTTCAGAGCAGGGATGGCCCGTGATGACTCGATCCTTCAGTGCGGTGGCGTGTGTGGTGGCGTTCATCGGAGCGCCAGCCCTGCTGTTCCACAATGAGCTAACCAAGAGCGTGCCCGCGGCCGACGCGGCCCTCCCGGCGTCGCCGAAGACGATTCGGCTTTGGTTCGCCGAGAAGGTCGAGCCGAAGTTCAGCAGCATCACGCTGCAGAAGCCGGACTCGACCAAGATCGAGATCGGGAAGCCTCAGGCAACCGATGATCCCAAGTCGATTGTCAGTGAGGTTCCGACGGCCCTTCCGGCCGGGGCCTATGTGATCCGGTGGCGAACCGCCGGCACCGACGGACATGCCGTGCGGGGCAGCTTCAAATTCTCGGTGAAGTGACCTACGCCGTCGTTCGGTGGCTCGGTTACCTCGCCGCGTTCGGGGTCATCGGCGCCACGGTGTTTCGGCTCTGGCTGGCGCCCCGCATTGCGGGGATGGCGGCTGTGCCGATGCAGGCCCTTGTCGATCGGGGCGTTCTGGCGGGTCGGATGGCGTCGGTGGTCTTGGCCCTCACGCTGCTCGGCAAACTCTATCTGCAATCCCGCTCGATGATCGAACCCGACGAACCGCTCTCACCGGAGATCATTCGTTTGGTCATCGCGAGCGCCTGGGGCAAGGGATGGTTGGCCCAAGCGACCGTGGCGCTCGTCGCCATGACCGGCTGGTGGGCCATGACGAGGCCGGCGCTGGCGCGGCCCGCTGCCGCCTTGGTGGCCCTCTCGGCGGTGGGACTCGTGCTCGCCCTGCCGCTCACCGGCCATGCCATCGGCTTGCCGGCCGCGGGGCGGCTTGGCTACCCCCTGACCGTGTTGCACGCCGGTGCCGGCGCCATCTGGCTCGGCACCTTAGGCATCATGCTCGTGGTCGTGCTGCGGCGGCCGGATCCCTCGGTTCGCCTGGGGCCCTTGGTCCGAGCGTTCTCAACCGTGGCGCTGCCGGCCGGCATCGTGACGATTGGATGCGGCCTGGTGGTGGCCTGGCGATATGTCGGCGGGTTCGACGCGCTGATCGCCACCGTCTACGGCAACGTCCTGCTGGTCAAGATCGGCGCGCTGGCGGGGATCGCCGCCGCCGGAGCGTACAATTGGCGGATCGTCCTGCCCCGCCTCGAAATCGGCCAGCCCGCACCGATCTCGCGATCAGCCACCCTCGAAACCGTGGTCGGTCTCATCCTCCTCGCGATAACCGCAGTGCTGGTTTCCCTTCCCGCTCCGAGCGAGACTCCCCCGTAGTGATTTTCACCGCAACGAGCAAGGATTGCCGCCTCCCACCAGCCTGATTTTGCGGCTCGCGGGCAGGCATGTGTTCCAGCGCCGTCACTTGCCTCTGGCCCCTGGATTGCTACATAGAGGAACGGTAGCCTCAGCCGGGCCCACAGACTCGGTGCAAGAACCGACCGGTTCTCGGGGACGACTTCAGGGAGAACACCGAATCATGAAACGAACTGCATGGCTGGGCTTGGTACTGGCTGCGGCGGTGGCGCCGGCGGCCTCGGCGCAAGTCGGGCTTTCGATTCGCGCCGGCACCCTCGGGGCCGGCGGTGAGTTGTCGCTGCAACCCAATCGGTACCTGGGCATTCGGGTGGGCGGCAACTACCTGACCTTCACCCGGAGCGCCACGGGCGATGGGATCGCGTACGACATGACACTGAAGCTGCAGAGCGGGTCGGGGATCCTCGATCTCCATCCGTTCGGCAATTCGTTGCATCTGTCGGGCGGGATGATTTGGAATTCCAACCAAGGCACCGTCGCGGCCCGACTGACCGGCCCGATCACCATCGGCCCCCAGACCTATCAGCCCAGCGACGTCGGCTCGTTGACCGGCCGGGTGTCCTATGCTCGGCGCTACGCCCCGTATGCTGGCCTCGGGTTTGGCGGCCGGGGGCGGGTCTCCCTGTTGTTCGACCTTGGACTCGTGTTCTCCGGCTTCCCCGAGGTGTCGTTGGCCGGCAGCACCAATCTGACGGGCCAAGCCAAATCGATCTTCGATCAGAACGTGATTCAGGAACGCCAGGATATCCAGGCGAACATCGAAAGCCGCCAGTACCTCAAGTACTACCCGGTGATTTCGTTAGGTCTCCGCATCGGCTTCTAAGTCGACCACCCCGCCGGTGGAGGCGTTCTTCCCAACGTCTCCATCGGCACCCTCGGCGCTCGGCACTCGGGCTTATGAGTCGAGGGCCGAGGTCAGACCGATGCTTTTCATGAGTTCGAGGGCGTTACTGCGCTCGACGACGCCGGGTTTGATCCGGTAGTCGAAGTGGAGTTGGCCGTCGATCAGTTCGTCTTCCAAGTGACAATTCAGGGCGGCGGCTTTCATCGACTTGGCAATCTCGGTCAGGGCCAGGTCGTGGGTGGTGACGATCCCGACAGCGCCACGAGCCACGAGGCCCTCGAGAATGCCGCGGGCGCCGATAGCGCGGTCGTGGGAGTTGGTACCGCTCAGCATTTCGTCCAGCAGAAAGAGCACCGGGCCGCCGGTCTCGGCCCGGGTAACGATGGCCTTGAGCCGGAGCACCTCGGCGTAGAAGCGAGACCGGCCTTCCAGGAGGGATTCGCGGAGGACGAGGGAGGCACCTAACGCGACTTGGCCGACCCGGAAGCGGGTCGACCGGGTCGGAGCGCCGGCAAGGGCCAACACTACATTGGCGCCGATCGCTTTCAGGAAGGTGCTCTTCCCCGACATGTTCGACCCGCTCACCATCACCAGCCGGCGGGAGCCGCCGAGATTGAAATCGTTAGGGACCGCGCGGTCGGACGGCAGCAGAGGATGGGCCATACCGGTCGTCTCGACGAAGGCGCCGTCGGCCACGACTTCCGGAAACGCGTCGGCCGGATGCTCAAAGGCCAGGGTGGCGAACGACGAGAGGGCTTCGAGCTCGCCGACGGCCTCGAGCCAGCCGACGGCCTTAGTTCCGACCCGGGCCCGCCACCGTTCGATCGCGACCGCAAGCTGGGTTCCGAACAGCGTGAGCGCGGCCACCGGCATGAAGAGCTGATTGCGACGGGCGTCGAGGAGGTCGACCAGGCGCTCGAGCCGCCGGATCTCCGCTACGGCGGAACTAGCGCCACTCCAGGCCCCGGCCAGGTGTCTCAGCCGGCCGCTCGCGAACGGGTGATCGGCAACCCGGCTGAGGAGGGCTGCCAGGACCCTGAGTTCACGGGCCGGGCGTTCGACCGAATGGAGCACCGGATTGGTGCGGACGCTCTGGAACCGCACCACCGCCAGCGACACCAAGTACGACCCCAGGACCACGAAACCAGGGATCCAACCCGCGAGCGCGGCGCCGGTGGTCGCGACGTTCGCCACGGCCAAGAGGGCCGTCGCCGGACGAACCCCGGGGGGGAATCCCGCCGGCGGAGCAGCCAACCACGCCCGAAGCGCGGTCGAGTCGAGGGCACCCCGCGCCGCGGACGCCGCGACCGCAAGGTCGTGGCGGAGAGCCAGGTCTTGGGCGAGTTCCCGCACCGCGTCATGGCGCGCCCCGATCGTCGCGGCATCCGCGGGCTGAAGCAACCAGGACGCGAGCATCGACGCCCCGGTCTCCGAGCGGGCCACCGAGATGTAGTGAAAGAGGGAGCCCTGGCCAAACACTTCGAGGTCGGTGGCATAGAGGTGGGCGTCGTCGCGGAATCGGTCGCCCGGGTCGCCGCCTTCGAGCCAACGGTCTTCGAGCCGGGCCAGTCCGCACTGGTAATACGCCACCGACCGCTCGGCCCGCTCGCGCCGGCGGGCAACCCGTTCGTGCCACCCGATCAGGCCCACGAACCCCGCAACGAGTGCGCCGTTGAGCGGCACGGCGGCCCCGCCCCGGTTGGCGACGGCCACCGCCGCCAGGGCGATGATGCCGACGAACACGGCCAACCGAGCGAATCCGAGACGGGCAAATCGCCGGTTCAGCCCGGAAAGAAGCCCCTCCGACCGAGCGAGCTCCTGCTGGTAGATGATTGCCGGCCCGGACACCCTAACGCCGGATCCGGCGGCTCACTGGGCCGGCTCGCGACGAATCGCTTTTCCCGGCGTAACCCCGGGGACCAACGCCCCCTTCCTGACGACGACCGTTCCGGCCACCACCACGTACGGAATTCCGGTTGAGGCCTGCCCCGGGTTGGCGAACGTGGCGTTGTCGATGACCGTCGCCGGATCGAAGATCGTGATGTCGGCATCGGCTCCGACCGCCAGCCGCCCCTTCTTCGCCATGGCCGGCGCCGCACCCGCCACCCGGTCGGCGGGGAGGAGGGTCATCTTCCGGATCGCCTCCATCAGATCAACCGCTTTTTTGTCTCGGACATAGCGGCCGAGCACCCGGGCGAAGGTGCCGACGCCACGGGGATGTCCCCGCCCCTCCACCAGCGGCATCGCATCGCTGGCGATCATGATCCCGGGCCGGGCGACCAAGAAATCCACGTTGGCGTCCTTCATCAGATGGATGATGGCATAGCCGCCCTCGCGGTGATAGCGGGCAAACGTTGCCGCGGTCAGCCGTTCGCCGGTGGCCGGCCATTCGATGTCGCCATAGTCAATCCCGAGGCGGGCCCGCCAATCGCCGTCGAACAGCCCGGTTTGAATCCCGGTCGAGGCCGCCGTATAGGGATAGACCTCACCGGTCACATCGAGACCCCGCGCCCGGGCGGCTTCGATCATGTCGACCACGGGCTTGGCAAAGACCGAGCTGCTGCTGCCGAGATGCACAAAGTGGGTGGCCGCCCCGCTTACCGCGGCATTGGCCAGAACCTCCTGAACGCCGGCCAAACTGCCGTTGATCGGATCGACCCCCATCATCCGCAGGTGGGCGTAGATCGGCACGCCCTTCCGTTTGGCGAGTCGGAACAGCATGGCGATTTCTTCCCGGCTCGCCCCGGGCGACTCGTTCACTTCGAATCCGATCCCGAGCCCGCCGGCGTCGAGGCCCCGCTCCACCGTCGCCTCCAGCGCCGCGAGATGTTCGGCGGTCGTCGCGCCGTGCGACCAGGCCGGTGGCTCGGTCAACTCCCCCTGGTGGCGGACCGCGGCCGCCTCCGCCAAGGTCTTGGCACCGGTGACCACCGCGATTCGAGCGGGGATATGGCCCGCCGATACCCCGAAGTTGATGACGGACTTCCCCTCGAGCCCCGCCAGCCACTCGGACACCGGGTACGAGCCTTCTTCCAACTCCAGCGCCGTGGTTACCCCGTCCTGGACCTGCCATTGCTGCCCGTCGGCCGCCACCGAATGCGAGTGCAAATCGATGAACCCCGGTGAGACGACCAATCCGGCCGCGTCGATCGTATCGGCGCCGGCCAACGGTGATTCGGAAATGGCCGCGATCCGACCGCCGCGGACGCCGAGCGACCTGGAGGCATCGAGACCCGACGCCGGATCCATGACCCGCCCGTTCACGATCACCAGGTCGAACGGCGCGTCACCGGTCGGACTGCAGCCGGCGAGCGCCAGGAGGAGTGCCAGCGTTCGTTTCATGACGTTGCCCCTGACGTCGACTCCCCGTCTCCCATAATCGTGCGGCGCTCCGCCCCCTCGCTCAGTCCGGCCCGGGCCGGGGCGGCCGCTCGGAACATGGCCACGCCGAGGGCCGCCCACGCGGCCATGACGAGCCACTCAAGAGGAAAGCCCCCTTTCGCATCGAGCCATTGCTGCCGAACCGAGCTCACCATCAGGAAGACGCTGCCAATGGCGGCCAGCATCGACACGAGTCTACCCGCGGGAATCCGATACGGGCGTGCCCGCTCCGGCTCGGTCTGACGGAGCTTCCACACCGCGAGCGAGGTAAACAGATACGCGAGGCACGCCGCGGCCGACCCGACATTGACGATCGGCGCGATGCCGCTTCGTCCGAGAAAATCGCCAGCCAGGCCGAAGGCCGTGACGAACAGGATGGCGGTCACGGGCGATCCGTAGACGGGGTGGAGTTTCGTGAAGGCCGGGGTGATCATCCGCGCCCGCCCGAGGGCGAACAGGAGCCGGGTGGCGGCGATCGAAGCGCCGTTCCCAACGGTCACGATGCCGAACAGACCGGCCACGAGGACCACTCGCGCCAGGAACTCCGACCCGAACGCCATCCGGAACGCCGCCGCGACCGGGAGGTCCTGCGTCACGATCTGCTGCCAGGGCCCCACCATGCCGGCCGCCAGGGCCGCCAACGCGTAGAAGCTGGCGGCCGCCAGGATACTCAGGACCACGATCAAGCCCAGGGTTCGCGTCGAGGTTCCCTCGGAGCGCTCTTCCATGACCTGAGAAATCTCGTTAAACCCGCCGAAGAACCACGGCGTGGTGGCCAGCACCGCGATGAAACCGCCCCAGATGGTACCGTCCTTGGCCATGACGAACATCGGCTCGAGATTCGCAGTGGAGCCTCCGAAGATGCCGGCGCCGAAGAACAGGACGGAAATGCCGATCTTGCCGTAGGTGAGCCAGTCCTGGAACTTGGCCGCGCCGTGAATCCCCCGGTAGTTGAGCACGCCGAGCCAGACGGTCCAGACCAAGGCAATGACCAATCCGAGTGCGTGGATCGGCTGGCCCCGCCAAGAGTAGAGCACCGGACCCCCGATCCCGGGCACCAGCGCATCCAAGATCCAGGCGAGCCCGATCGAGACGTACGGAACGACGGCGGTCATCATCAGGACCAACGCCCAACCGACCGTGAACGACGCGATCCGGCCAAAGGCGCCGTAGGCATAGACCGCCTCGCCACCGGCCACCGGGTACATCGCCCCAATCTCGGCATAGCAGAGGCCGACCAACGCCATCAGGAGGCCGCCGACCAGGAACGCCAGCATCGTTCCTACCGGACCCGCCTGGGTGAACCAGAGGCCCATGTAGACGATCCAGCCGACGCCGACGATGCCGCCAAACCCGATGGAAAAGAGCTGCACGCCACCAAGTGATTTCTTGAGTTCTGTCATGACCGGAACGGTAAGGGCAGGCTATTTCGGAGTAGCATAGGTACCCCGGCCAACCGCCACCAGGGTGCCCTGCTCATCGCGGACTTCGATGTCCGCACAGCAGACGGTCCGGCCGACCTTGACCGACTTGCCA
This window harbors:
- the hutC gene encoding histidine utilization repressor — encoded protein: MSVRAVPPRPGEPQYLRLKRHVLRQIAAGVWTPGDRVPSEGDLTREFGISRMTANRALRELADAGAITRVQGIGSFVAGPKAESTMVEVRSIRDEIEQRGQRHSTDVLALGPATADSALATAFGLPNGAPLLHSRLLHRADGRPLQLEDRYVNPASAPAYLEQDFRVATPHAYLTRVAPLEQAEHVIEADLPSKDVARELGIGATEPVLVLNRRTWSRGRVASVARLIHPARHYRLSGKFSFLKESP
- a CDS encoding alanyl-tRNA editing protein codes for the protein MASRRYYDDSYCIEFSAKVIEVTDVGGRPAIVLDETFFYPSSGGQPHDTGWLGDRRVVEVVVREVDGAVLHILDEAGGLGAVGGRIDWERRFDHMQQHSGQHILSQAFLQVAAAPTVSFHLGVDYVSIDIERFGVDEGKLAQAVGLANDVIERDLAIRAWFPAEDELAALSLRKTPDVDGALRVVAIGDFDRSACGGTHVARTAQIGLIHCIKSERYKGGLRVAFHCGGRARRDYGAKQRITSDLAAALTCSIPELPDAVRRLQGDLQEARRALAKYHEGELDREAAALLAEATNHEGGRVVRHAFDRRAVEDLKGLGLRLTANPGILALLGTGGDRAQFVLARSEELAMDLRPALQAALEVVGGGKGGGTRIVQGGGGVDVPALTVARALEAAAAALGLPR
- a CDS encoding phosphatase PAP2 family protein — its product is MTGRARIIRFIPVLVALALLLTAHGLDGWAGSALRLPSANDRDWGRLLRILGYAPTWLVIAALFWLQSRAGTDRPEIAADLAQTGRAILVAVAVGGILAEVAKLLIRRERPDGDFASYHFGEFASAPLSTKNLGMPSSHVMVAFAGAATLGRRYPRTAPVLLALAAGCGLTRVFAQAHFLSDVVAGALGGSGVGWWAGRRG
- a CDS encoding SCO family protein: MKFRVAWFAAAVLIGCSSRGIPELAGDLGGSLLPAAVPRPSFGLTTVAGEPYEFRARTAGRLTLLFFGYTYCPDVCPATMANLGAVLRGLSSSERALIDAIFVTTDPERDSSAVLGPWLANFEPHLIGLVGSTEALRAAQIAAGIGVAVREDTPSGGYAVSHAAQVLVYSPDDSGHISYPFGTRQAQWAVDLPKLLERWKGPAR
- a CDS encoding copper resistance protein CopC, coding for MMTRSFSAVACVVAFIGAPALLFHNELTKSVPAADAALPASPKTIRLWFAEKVEPKFSSITLQKPDSTKIEIGKPQATDDPKSIVSEVPTALPAGAYVIRWRTAGTDGHAVRGSFKFSVK
- a CDS encoding DNA mismatch repair protein MutS; the protein is MSGPAIIYQQELARSEGLLSGLNRRFARLGFARLAVFVGIIALAAVAVANRGGAAVPLNGALVAGFVGLIGWHERVARRRERAERSVAYYQCGLARLEDRWLEGGDPGDRFRDDAHLYATDLEVFGQGSLFHYISVARSETGASMLASWLLQPADAATIGARHDAVRELAQDLALRHDLAVAASAARGALDSTALRAWLAAPPAGFPPGVRPATALLAVANVATTGAALAGWIPGFVVLGSYLVSLAVVRFQSVRTNPVLHSVERPARELRVLAALLSRVADHPFASGRLRHLAGAWSGASSAVAEIRRLERLVDLLDARRNQLFMPVAALTLFGTQLAVAIERWRARVGTKAVGWLEAVGELEALSSFATLAFEHPADAFPEVVADGAFVETTGMAHPLLPSDRAVPNDFNLGGSRRLVMVSGSNMSGKSTFLKAIGANVVLALAGAPTRSTRFRVGQVALGASLVLRESLLEGRSRFYAEVLRLKAIVTRAETGGPVLFLLDEMLSGTNSHDRAIGARGILEGLVARGAVGIVTTHDLALTEIAKSMKAAALNCHLEDELIDGQLHFDYRIKPGVVERSNALELMKSIGLTSALDS
- a CDS encoding D-glutamate deacylase, which codes for MKRTLALLLALAGCSPTGDAPFDLVIVNGRVMDPASGLDASRSLGVRGGRIAAISESPLAGADTIDAAGLVVSPGFIDLHSHSVAADGQQWQVQDGVTTALELEEGSYPVSEWLAGLEGKSVINFGVSAGHIPARIAVVTGAKTLAEAAAVRHQGELTEPPAWSHGATTAEHLAALEATVERGLDAGGLGIGFEVNESPGASREEIAMLFRLAKRKGVPIYAHLRMMGVDPINGSLAGVQEVLANAAVSGAATHFVHLGSSSSVFAKPVVDMIEAARARGLDVTGEVYPYTAASTGIQTGLFDGDWRARLGIDYGDIEWPATGERLTAATFARYHREGGYAIIHLMKDANVDFLVARPGIMIASDAMPLVEGRGHPRGVGTFARVLGRYVRDKKAVDLMEAIRKMTLLPADRVAGAAPAMAKKGRLAVGADADITIFDPATVIDNATFANPGQASTGIPYVVVAGTVVVRKGALVPGVTPGKAIRREPAQ
- a CDS encoding APC family permease; protein product: MTELKKSLGGVQLFSIGFGGIVGVGWIVYMGLWFTQAGPVGTMLAFLVGGLLMALVGLCYAEIGAMYPVAGGEAVYAYGAFGRIASFTVGWALVLMMTAVVPYVSIGLAWILDALVPGIGGPVLYSWRGQPIHALGLVIALVWTVWLGVLNYRGIHGAAKFQDWLTYGKIGISVLFFGAGIFGGSTANLEPMFVMAKDGTIWGGFIAVLATTPWFFGGFNEISQVMEERSEGTSTRTLGLIVVLSILAAASFYALAALAAGMVGPWQQIVTQDLPVAAAFRMAFGSEFLARVVLVAGLFGIVTVGNGASIAATRLLFALGRARMITPAFTKLHPVYGSPVTAILFVTAFGLAGDFLGRSGIAPIVNVGSAAACLAYLFTSLAVWKLRQTEPERARPYRIPAGRLVSMLAAIGSVFLMVSSVRQQWLDAKGGFPLEWLVMAAWAALGVAMFRAAAPARAGLSEGAERRTIMGDGESTSGATS